Proteins from a genomic interval of Undibacterium parvum:
- a CDS encoding substrate-binding periplasmic protein, with the protein MIFIEKYAKLAILIGVLTTLCCNTSRAAALRIPLLSQYDYPPYLISETHGLNQDLATYLSNASQGRYQFELQTLPKRRLMLTIQRPNWNGIVPWVMPAWLQDTPRNRYHWSKVILEDGDRVLSLPTRALEWQGPSSLYGLRFGGVAGHQYVTIAPDIEAGKIQRDDAPNMLSNLKKLAADRVDAIFIPELLYRYLTQQDPQFSKDYYVSKNWITQERNQLRIMSGLDNKDLTDWLDLQVQHMKTDTEWQKLLRKYGLSSPHK; encoded by the coding sequence ATGATTTTTATCGAAAAGTACGCCAAATTAGCTATCCTGATAGGCGTGCTGACGACCCTGTGTTGCAACACTAGTCGCGCAGCCGCGCTGCGCATCCCCCTACTTTCGCAATATGACTATCCGCCGTATTTGATTAGCGAGACTCACGGGCTGAATCAGGATTTGGCGACTTACCTGAGCAATGCCAGCCAGGGACGCTACCAATTCGAACTACAAACCTTGCCCAAAAGGCGACTGATGCTGACGATACAGCGCCCGAACTGGAATGGCATCGTACCCTGGGTCATGCCAGCCTGGCTGCAAGATACACCGCGCAATCGCTACCATTGGTCTAAGGTGATACTGGAAGATGGCGATAGAGTCCTGTCATTACCCACCCGCGCTTTAGAATGGCAAGGTCCGAGTAGCTTATATGGGCTGAGATTTGGTGGTGTGGCTGGACATCAGTATGTGACTATCGCACCAGACATAGAAGCAGGAAAAATTCAGCGTGACGATGCCCCTAATATGCTATCGAATTTAAAAAAGTTAGCTGCTGACAGGGTCGATGCGATCTTTATCCCTGAGCTACTGTATCGCTATTTGACGCAGCAAGACCCGCAGTTTTCCAAAGACTACTACGTGAGCAAGAATTGGATTACGCAGGAGCGCAATCAACTACGCATCATGTCTGGCTTGGACAATAAAGATTTGACGGACTGGTTAGATCTGCAAGTTCAGCACATGAAAACCGACACGGAGTGGCAAAAACTATTGAGAAAATACGGTTTGTCTAGTCCGCATAAATAA
- a CDS encoding ribbon-helix-helix domain-containing protein encodes MCDIFVKADPALYQAKARSLRLHGVVTSIRLEQLFWQVLQEVAERDGMNTNQLIAKLHDELIAYRGQIENFSSFLRVCCLRYLSLMADGDVPRDKQLPLSALHNNQNTQPQIAAKTSAYLL; translated from the coding sequence ATGTGCGATATTTTCGTCAAAGCGGATCCTGCGCTGTACCAGGCCAAAGCCCGCTCGCTACGCCTGCATGGTGTGGTCACTTCTATCCGACTGGAGCAACTGTTCTGGCAGGTACTGCAAGAAGTAGCCGAACGCGATGGCATGAACACCAATCAATTGATCGCTAAGTTGCATGATGAGTTGATTGCCTACCGCGGTCAGATAGAAAATTTCTCTTCGTTTTTGCGGGTCTGTTGCCTGCGCTATTTATCTCTGATGGCCGACGGGGATGTTCCCCGTGACAAGCAATTGCCCTTATCCGCTCTGCATAATAATCAGAATACCCAGCCGCAAATTGCGGCTAAGACTAGCGCTTATTTGCTGTAA
- a CDS encoding DJ-1/PfpI family protein, giving the protein MAAKKILMLVGDFVEDYEAMVPFQTLLAVGHEVHAVCPDKKAGDYVMTAIHDFEGQQTYTEKPGHRFGITHDFAGVDASNYDALVIPGGRAPEYLRLNPTVISMVQHFAQAKKPIAAVCHGAQILAAAKVLEGVRCSAYPACKPEVELAGGHYAEIAVTEAVTDKNFVTAPAWPAHPAWMAQFLTLLGTRISL; this is encoded by the coding sequence ATGGCGGCTAAAAAAATACTTATGTTGGTTGGCGATTTCGTTGAGGATTATGAGGCGATGGTGCCGTTTCAGACTTTGCTGGCAGTCGGGCACGAGGTGCATGCAGTGTGCCCTGACAAAAAAGCGGGCGATTATGTGATGACCGCGATTCATGATTTTGAAGGGCAGCAAACCTATACTGAAAAACCTGGCCATCGCTTCGGCATCACCCATGATTTTGCCGGTGTGGATGCCAGCAATTACGATGCTTTAGTGATACCTGGTGGGCGCGCCCCAGAATATTTACGTCTGAATCCAACGGTGATCAGTATGGTGCAGCATTTCGCGCAGGCAAAAAAACCGATAGCGGCAGTCTGCCATGGGGCACAAATTTTGGCGGCCGCCAAGGTGCTGGAAGGGGTGCGTTGCTCCGCCTATCCAGCTTGCAAACCTGAAGTCGAGCTGGCTGGCGGGCATTATGCCGAGATCGCAGTTACCGAGGCGGTGACGGACAAAAACTTTGTCACCGCGCCAGCCTGGCCTGCACATCCAGCCTGGATGGCACAATTTCTGACCCTGCTAGGCACCAGGATTTCCTTGTAA
- a CDS encoding TonB-dependent receptor domain-containing protein: MRLQEKIGVRSVRLALGVLAGSLFIAGQAMAQEQVQRVEITGSSIKRIAVEGALPVQRVSAEAIARSGATSVSELMQSLPAMQGFTITATAAGSNSGGNVGASIHDIGTAYTLVLLNGRRMAPQGSGSAVNLNAIPLSAIERIEILTDGAGALYGSDAIAGVINFIMKKNQQGGTAEAVFNAPQASGGGKFWNVNASYGFGNLDENGYNVLASFRHDEQTQMKATDREFAKTAYVPFSKNGTNYVYDRTSTATVPANVAVTFTGGLPAIGFSPYLKKNGSCPERNFISLNNTATTQNCAFDFASTVEIVPEAKRDSLFTKGSLKVGSDTKLFADVAISRYDLTARIAPNTAPFTILKGSAYYNDNVLPWLTPAQAANTKTMSGNYRTYDWGTRDSNTITDSTHLVLSGETNLAGWDLKSGLTLSKNAINESYVGGYALATEFKSMLANRSFDPFAPIGKQSAETMALIKGSLFNGSIRTASTTLKGFDIGGSRELFDLPGGKAGIGIGADYREYHYEQTPSAAALAGLIYNFNASPAYDMTRSNQGFYSELVAPVTKDLELTASARFDSFTAIKNAIANRDMGEKQSAGTYKLSMRYQPTQAVLLRGSYGTGFKAPTMLEIGQPLVNNGFTASAYECPIASADYCRPGKSQYNQIAGGNENLKPETSKQYTIGFRIEPIQNFSFGLDLWDVQMRNQVSQVSEKQAFADPVKFRDLFTTYTEPATGNTYWAFKSLSVNIGKSHNRGIDWDMTGRQKFDFGTLTGNLAGTYLIKSDYTAPGTDNVWENSMDKYGINDAVSFSNLFKFTGSLETGALTNTLTVSYRNGYQDAETSVRNLSTNLNETLRLDVPSYTTVDWQGIYNLNKAVTIRAGVKNIFNVAPPLSLRASSGHQVGFDPRYADPTLRSFYMAGSYKF, from the coding sequence ATGAGACTTCAGGAAAAAATAGGTGTTCGTTCAGTGCGTCTGGCACTCGGTGTGTTGGCTGGCTCTTTATTCATTGCAGGCCAAGCCATGGCGCAAGAACAAGTTCAACGCGTCGAAATTACCGGTTCAAGTATCAAACGCATCGCGGTAGAAGGTGCTTTACCGGTACAACGTGTTTCTGCTGAAGCAATTGCCCGCTCTGGTGCGACCAGCGTATCGGAATTAATGCAATCTCTACCTGCGATGCAAGGTTTTACTATCACAGCCACGGCAGCTGGTAGTAATTCAGGTGGTAACGTCGGTGCCTCCATCCATGACATCGGCACTGCTTACACACTTGTGTTGCTCAATGGCCGTCGCATGGCACCACAAGGCTCGGGCAGTGCGGTCAATCTGAATGCAATTCCACTGAGTGCGATTGAACGGATAGAAATTTTAACTGACGGTGCTGGTGCTTTGTACGGCTCAGATGCGATTGCTGGCGTAATTAACTTCATCATGAAGAAAAATCAGCAAGGTGGTACGGCTGAGGCTGTATTCAATGCACCGCAAGCCAGTGGCGGCGGGAAATTTTGGAATGTCAATGCTAGCTATGGTTTCGGCAATTTAGACGAAAATGGCTACAACGTTTTGGCCTCGTTCCGTCATGACGAACAGACACAGATGAAAGCGACCGATCGTGAATTTGCCAAAACGGCCTATGTGCCATTCAGCAAAAACGGTACCAACTATGTCTACGATCGCACCAGCACTGCCACAGTACCGGCCAACGTTGCAGTGACATTTACCGGTGGACTGCCTGCAATCGGTTTTAGCCCCTACCTGAAAAAGAATGGTTCCTGTCCAGAGCGTAACTTTATAAGTTTGAACAATACTGCTACCACGCAAAATTGCGCCTTCGATTTCGCATCCACTGTAGAAATCGTACCTGAAGCTAAACGTGACAGTTTGTTCACTAAAGGTAGCTTGAAAGTCGGCAGTGACACCAAATTATTTGCAGATGTCGCTATTTCACGTTATGACCTGACCGCACGTATTGCCCCAAATACTGCACCGTTCACAATACTCAAAGGCTCAGCCTACTATAACGACAATGTCTTGCCATGGTTAACCCCAGCTCAGGCAGCAAATACCAAGACTATGTCTGGTAACTACAGAACCTATGACTGGGGTACGCGTGACAGCAACACGATCACAGACTCTACGCATTTGGTATTGAGTGGCGAAACTAATTTGGCTGGTTGGGATCTCAAAAGCGGTTTGACTTTATCCAAAAATGCCATCAACGAGTCTTATGTTGGTGGTTACGCATTAGCTACAGAATTTAAGAGCATGCTGGCAAATCGTTCCTTTGATCCATTTGCACCTATCGGCAAACAATCTGCAGAAACCATGGCATTAATCAAAGGCTCACTATTTAATGGTTCAATACGCACTGCGTCGACGACCTTAAAGGGTTTTGACATAGGCGGATCACGTGAACTATTTGATCTGCCAGGCGGCAAGGCCGGCATAGGTATCGGTGCCGATTATCGTGAATACCATTACGAGCAGACACCTTCGGCAGCGGCATTGGCGGGTTTAATCTATAACTTTAACGCCAGCCCAGCCTACGATATGACCCGTTCAAACCAAGGCTTTTACAGTGAACTGGTTGCACCTGTCACAAAAGACTTGGAGTTAACAGCTTCAGCTCGCTTTGACAGCTTCACGGCTATTAAAAACGCGATAGCAAATCGCGATATGGGTGAAAAACAAAGCGCTGGCACTTATAAATTATCCATGCGCTATCAACCAACTCAAGCAGTGCTGTTGCGCGGTTCTTATGGCACAGGCTTCAAGGCTCCGACCATGCTGGAAATTGGTCAACCATTGGTAAACAATGGTTTCACAGCTAGCGCCTACGAATGTCCGATTGCTAGCGCCGATTACTGCCGTCCTGGTAAGTCACAATACAACCAGATCGCTGGTGGTAATGAAAACCTCAAACCTGAAACTTCGAAGCAATACACTATAGGTTTCCGTATTGAACCTATCCAAAACTTCTCGTTTGGTTTGGATTTGTGGGATGTACAGATGCGCAATCAGGTTTCGCAAGTAAGTGAGAAGCAAGCGTTTGCCGACCCTGTAAAATTCCGTGATTTGTTCACTACGTATACAGAACCAGCAACGGGAAACACTTACTGGGCCTTTAAGTCTCTGTCAGTCAATATTGGTAAATCGCACAATCGTGGTATCGACTGGGATATGACTGGACGTCAGAAATTTGATTTTGGTACTTTGACTGGAAACCTGGCAGGCACCTACCTGATAAAATCTGATTACACCGCTCCAGGTACCGATAATGTCTGGGAAAACAGTATGGATAAATACGGCATCAACGATGCGGTATCATTCAGCAATCTGTTTAAATTCACAGGTTCATTGGAAACCGGTGCGCTCACCAATACTCTGACTGTTAGCTATCGCAATGGCTATCAAGATGCAGAGACCAGTGTTCGCAATCTAAGCACAAATCTGAATGAAACTCTGCGTCTGGACGTGCCTTCTTACACTACGGTTGACTGGCAAGGTATATACAACCTCAACAAAGCGGTGACAATTCGCGCTGGTGTAAAGAACATTTTCAATGTTGCTCCACCATTGTCTTTGCGCGCCTCGTCCGGCCACCAAGTTGGATTTGATCCACGTTACGCAGATCCAACTTTGCGTTCCTTCTACATGGCAGGTAGCTACAAGTTCTAA
- a CDS encoding TIGR00266 family protein encodes MAMDVIDYQIFGDDMQFVEIELDPNEAVVGEAGAMFYMEDEIQMETIFGDGSASQSGLLGKLMGAGKRLVTGESVFTTVFMNGGHRKRKVAFGAAYPGKIIPVHLGDMGGTLLCQKDAFLCAAKGVSLGIAFQKKLGAGFFGGEGFILQKLEGDGLAFIHAGGAIIEKTLEAGQTLRVDTGCVVAFSSSIDFDIQYVGGVKTALFGGEGMFFTTLRGPGKIWLQSLPLARLANRIVGASKVGGSHGGEQGSVLGGLGNLFEKD; translated from the coding sequence ATGGCCATGGACGTAATTGATTACCAAATTTTCGGCGACGACATGCAATTCGTCGAGATCGAGCTCGACCCTAACGAAGCTGTCGTAGGAGAGGCTGGCGCTATGTTTTATATGGAAGACGAGATACAGATGGAAACCATCTTCGGCGATGGCTCTGCCTCACAAAGCGGCTTATTGGGAAAATTGATGGGAGCAGGAAAACGTCTGGTGACGGGCGAATCGGTATTCACCACCGTGTTCATGAATGGCGGTCATCGCAAACGTAAAGTGGCGTTTGGCGCGGCTTATCCAGGCAAAATTATCCCTGTACATCTGGGCGATATGGGTGGCACTTTACTGTGCCAGAAAGATGCCTTCCTGTGCGCAGCTAAGGGCGTTTCGCTAGGTATCGCCTTCCAGAAAAAGCTAGGCGCGGGCTTCTTCGGTGGTGAAGGTTTTATCTTGCAAAAACTGGAAGGCGACGGCCTGGCCTTCATCCATGCCGGCGGCGCCATCATAGAGAAAACACTGGAAGCCGGGCAGACACTGCGCGTCGATACCGGCTGCGTGGTGGCGTTTAGTAGCAGCATAGATTTCGATATCCAGTATGTTGGCGGGGTCAAAACAGCTTTGTTCGGCGGCGAAGGCATGTTCTTCACCACCTTGCGCGGCCCCGGCAAGATTTGGCTGCAATCCCTACCATTGGCGCGCCTGGCCAACCGCATCGTCGGCGCCTCAAAAGTAGGTGGCAGCCACGGTGGAGAACAAGGCTCGGTGTTGGGTGGTTTGGGTAATTTGTTTGAGAAGGATTGA
- a CDS encoding type IV pilus twitching motility protein PilT, with protein MEAHLSSQIRTLSYIENEDHPVFGTLVEQILHLLNSRLSFSDILIHQNSPIMLRQPKGLVAVSDSPITKEELEEFFEVIEPNWFERIQDRAFDRSIDLNTARIRANCFTFQGKKRLGCVIRRFPKEPVALSQLGLRQCEQDFAKLTSGLVLIIGDTCQGKSTTIASMVDQINQTRSGHIITIEDPVETLIPQRKCIITQREVGFDGDVESYYLGALDALRERPDVIVIGEIRDAQTAQEALALAESGPLVLASLHARSTELGLQKMLRLLGNGEPQAQALAQALRGVLCQALLPSLAGDRYYLATECLTSNPEVVKMIESNGIAGIRALMDGEAAKANPGCFSMNAALNLLLHEKKISVDDARNATTDRIGFMDVKRK; from the coding sequence ATGGAAGCGCACCTGTCCTCACAAATCCGCACCCTGTCGTATATAGAAAATGAAGACCATCCGGTGTTCGGCACTTTGGTCGAACAAATTTTGCATTTGCTCAATTCGCGGCTCAGTTTCAGTGACATTCTGATTCATCAGAATAGCCCTATCATGCTGCGCCAACCCAAAGGCTTGGTGGCGGTTTCGGATTCTCCGATTACCAAAGAAGAATTGGAAGAGTTTTTCGAGGTGATAGAGCCGAACTGGTTCGAACGCATACAAGATCGCGCGTTTGACCGCTCTATCGATCTCAATACCGCACGCATACGCGCTAACTGCTTTACCTTTCAAGGCAAAAAACGCCTCGGTTGCGTGATACGGCGCTTCCCCAAAGAGCCCGTGGCTTTGAGCCAACTCGGCTTACGCCAATGTGAACAAGATTTTGCCAAGCTCACCAGTGGCCTGGTTTTGATCATAGGCGACACCTGTCAGGGTAAGTCGACCACCATCGCTTCTATGGTAGACCAGATCAACCAGACCCGCTCCGGCCATATCATCACGATAGAAGACCCGGTCGAGACCCTGATACCGCAACGCAAATGCATCATCACGCAACGCGAAGTCGGTTTTGACGGTGACGTAGAAAGTTATTACCTCGGTGCGCTGGATGCCTTGCGTGAACGTCCTGATGTGATCGTGATCGGCGAAATCCGCGATGCCCAGACCGCACAGGAGGCGCTGGCACTGGCCGAGTCTGGTCCATTGGTATTGGCCTCGCTGCATGCGCGTTCAACTGAGCTGGGTTTGCAAAAGATGTTGCGCTTATTAGGCAATGGCGAACCCCAGGCGCAAGCGCTGGCACAAGCCTTGCGCGGCGTCTTGTGCCAGGCCTTATTACCGTCTCTGGCTGGCGATCGTTATTATCTGGCGACCGAATGCCTGACCTCGAATCCCGAAGTCGTCAAGATGATAGAGAGTAATGGCATTGCTGGCATACGTGCTTTGATGGATGGCGAGGCGGCCAAGGCCAATCCCGGTTGTTTCTCTATGAATGCGGCACTTAATTTGCTGTTACACGAGAAAAAAATCAGCGTTGATGACGCCAGAAATGCGACTACCGATAGAATTGGATTTATGGATGTAAAGCGAAAATAA
- a CDS encoding transglycosylase domain-containing protein yields MPVLGAHKAPHLPPVVPKPEQKPKVKKRRIWPYFFLFFIGLLTAAAWWVWQETRSYEKQAEFFAKLAAQLTYKVEAGASPANKIRFPHDSPYDERMGYANLPDFLTKLQAKDFTITAQAQISPKMVEMADRGFFATYREKNGVGLSILDCRQQPLFAARYPERFYANFDATPKVLIDSLLFIENRELLDPTYPKRNPAIEWDRLSKAVFDKSMNVIGGGHRSAGGSTLATQIEKYRHSAEGRTNSLTDKFNQMVSASLRAYQGGEDTTQVRRQIVVDYINSVPLSAKPGYGEVNGIGDGLWVWYGRDFAEINLALKGQLESAASALAYKQALSLFIAQRRPSYYLDAGAADLEQLTDSHLRLLAQAGVIPATLRDAALQVKLQPVGRGGNAIAANNSFVSHKASNAVRNHLASLLGDSSLYSLDRLDLSVVSTLDAQAQEAVTNVLRNLRDPEAAKAAGLTGKGMLGNGDPANVVYSFTLLEKGEHANYLRLQTDNYDQPLDINDGAKLDLGSTAKLRTLVTYLDIVAQLHQRYSILDAAALGKVVLDPKDRLSRWALDYFQGRGAKDLPALLDAAMERTYSASTSEGFFTGGGMHYFGNFKKEDNGRILSVRESLRHSVNLPFVRLMRDVVHFYMFQTPGSSASLLSDAHDPRRAEYLSRFADREGREFLHRFYAKYKGKTAKEAEQLLLSSLRPTALRLANVHRTIAADATVAEFERFLNENLASQNEISSERAAKMYEQYSAQNMSLSDRGYLATIHPLELWMVGYLRQHQTASLSEVVAASAKERQIVYEWLFKTSRKHAQDKRIAGLLEVEGFLEIHRQWQRMGYPFASLTPSYASALGASADRPAALAELMGIIVNGGLRKPNQRLNSMHFASGTPYETLLIPGQKEVSEQVLAPEVARVVADAVREVVSLGTARRARAAFISKDGTNIPVGGKTGTGDQRFEVYGAGGRLIESRYVNRSATFVFNIGERFFGSMTAYVRGPQAKDYDFTSALPVQLLTVLAPSLMSLIEPPTEAATLPHCSH; encoded by the coding sequence ATGCCCGTGCTTGGTGCGCATAAAGCGCCGCACTTGCCACCAGTTGTGCCTAAACCCGAGCAGAAACCGAAAGTAAAAAAACGCCGCATCTGGCCGTATTTTTTCTTGTTTTTTATAGGCTTGCTGACAGCAGCGGCCTGGTGGGTTTGGCAAGAGACGCGTAGTTACGAAAAACAGGCAGAGTTTTTTGCCAAGCTGGCCGCGCAACTCACATATAAAGTCGAAGCTGGCGCTAGTCCCGCCAACAAAATCCGTTTCCCGCACGACAGCCCTTACGATGAGCGTATGGGCTATGCAAATTTGCCGGATTTTTTGACTAAGCTGCAAGCCAAGGATTTTACGATCACAGCGCAAGCTCAGATATCTCCTAAAATGGTGGAGATGGCAGATCGCGGCTTCTTCGCGACCTATCGTGAAAAAAATGGGGTGGGATTGAGCATACTCGATTGCCGCCAGCAGCCCTTATTTGCGGCGCGCTACCCAGAACGCTTCTATGCCAATTTTGACGCGACTCCCAAAGTCTTGATCGATAGCTTGTTGTTTATCGAAAATCGTGAATTACTCGACCCCACTTATCCCAAGCGCAACCCGGCTATAGAGTGGGATAGATTGAGTAAGGCGGTGTTTGATAAATCGATGAACGTGATCGGCGGCGGCCATCGTTCGGCCGGTGGCAGCACTTTGGCAACCCAGATAGAAAAATACCGTCATTCAGCCGAAGGCCGCACTAATTCACTGACCGACAAATTTAACCAGATGGTGTCAGCCTCTTTGCGTGCCTATCAGGGCGGCGAAGATACCACGCAAGTGCGACGTCAGATCGTGGTTGATTACATCAACTCTGTACCTTTGTCGGCTAAACCTGGCTATGGCGAAGTCAATGGTATCGGGGATGGTTTGTGGGTCTGGTACGGCCGCGATTTTGCCGAGATTAATTTAGCCTTGAAAGGCCAGCTGGAAAGTGCCGCCAGCGCGCTGGCTTACAAACAAGCGCTCAGTCTGTTTATCGCACAGCGCCGTCCTTCGTATTATCTGGACGCTGGCGCTGCGGACCTGGAGCAACTCACCGATAGCCATCTGCGTCTGCTAGCGCAGGCGGGTGTGATCCCCGCCACTTTACGTGACGCGGCGCTGCAAGTTAAATTGCAGCCAGTCGGGCGCGGCGGCAATGCCATTGCTGCAAATAATTCTTTCGTCTCGCACAAGGCCAGCAATGCGGTGCGCAACCATCTGGCCAGTTTGTTGGGTGATTCTAGTCTGTATAGCCTGGATAGATTAGATTTGAGCGTGGTGAGTACCCTAGATGCGCAGGCGCAAGAAGCGGTGACCAATGTGCTGCGTAATCTGCGCGACCCGGAAGCCGCCAAGGCCGCCGGCCTGACTGGCAAGGGGATGTTGGGTAATGGCGACCCGGCCAACGTGGTGTATAGCTTCACTTTGCTGGAGAAGGGAGAGCACGCCAATTATTTGCGCCTGCAAACGGATAATTATGATCAACCGCTGGATATTAATGACGGTGCAAAACTCGATCTGGGCTCTACCGCCAAGTTGCGCACCCTGGTTACCTACCTCGACATCGTGGCGCAACTGCATCAGCGTTACAGCATTCTTGATGCTGCTGCGCTAGGCAAAGTGGTGCTTGATCCGAAAGACCGCCTGTCGCGCTGGGCTCTAGATTACTTTCAAGGACGTGGCGCAAAAGACTTGCCAGCGCTACTCGATGCCGCAATGGAACGCACTTACTCGGCCAGCACCAGCGAAGGTTTTTTTACTGGCGGCGGCATGCATTACTTTGGTAATTTCAAGAAAGAAGATAATGGTCGCATTCTGAGTGTGCGTGAATCCCTGCGCCATTCTGTCAATCTGCCCTTCGTGCGCCTGATGCGTGATGTCGTGCATTTTTACATGTTCCAGACTCCGGGTTCATCGGCCAGTTTACTGTCCGATGCGCACGATCCGCGTCGTGCCGAATATCTGAGTCGTTTTGCCGACCGCGAAGGACGAGAGTTTTTGCACCGCTTCTACGCCAAGTACAAGGGCAAGACTGCTAAGGAAGCAGAACAATTGCTATTGTCTAGCCTAAGACCAACTGCGTTGCGGTTGGCGAATGTTCATCGCACCATTGCAGCTGATGCCACGGTGGCGGAATTTGAGCGATTTCTGAATGAAAATTTAGCTTCGCAAAATGAAATCAGTAGCGAGCGCGCCGCCAAAATGTATGAACAATATTCTGCGCAAAATATGTCTTTGTCTGATCGTGGCTATCTCGCTACCATCCATCCGTTAGAGCTGTGGATGGTCGGCTATTTGCGCCAGCATCAGACGGCCAGCCTGAGTGAAGTGGTGGCGGCCAGTGCCAAGGAGCGTCAGATTGTGTATGAGTGGTTGTTTAAAACTAGCCGCAAACATGCCCAAGATAAACGTATCGCAGGTTTGCTGGAGGTGGAAGGCTTTCTGGAAATTCATAGACAATGGCAGCGCATGGGTTATCCATTTGCCTCGCTAACCCCCTCGTATGCCAGTGCTTTAGGGGCTTCAGCGGATAGACCTGCGGCATTAGCTGAATTGATGGGCATCATCGTGAATGGTGGTCTGCGCAAACCTAATCAGCGCCTCAATTCCATGCATTTTGCCAGTGGCACACCTTACGAAACTCTATTGATTCCCGGGCAAAAAGAAGTCAGCGAGCAAGTCTTAGCTCCTGAAGTGGCACGTGTGGTGGCCGATGCGGTGCGCGAAGTGGTGTCCTTGGGTACGGCCAGACGCGCGCGCGCAGCGTTTATTAGCAAGGATGGCACAAATATACCGGTAGGCGGCAAGACTGGCACGGGCGACCAGCGTTTTGAAGTCTACGGCGCTGGCGGGCGCTTAATCGAATCGCGCTATGTGAACCGCTCTGCGACCTTTGTCTTTAACATAGGCGAACGTTTTTTTGGCAGCATGACGGCCTATGTACGCGGCCCACAAGCCAAAGACTACGATTTCACTAGCGCATTACCTGTGCAACTGCTGACGGTATTGGCACCGAGCTTGATGTCGCTAATAGAGCCTCCAACAGAGGCTGCTACCTTGCCACATTGTTCGCATTGA
- a CDS encoding rRNA pseudouridine synthase, translated as MPNSLRLAKRLAEITPCSRQEAELYIAGGWVQVDGQIIEEPGYRVQPEQQITLLPQASLAPAAPVTILFHKPAGVEASAVLRGIKAETMAAGNRSGLTFLKRHTSNLNFTDALETKASGLMVLTQDWLITRKLVDDAAKIEQEYIVEVAGNIAPDGLALLNHGLTFNGKALPPIKVSWQNETRLRFALKGPQPFQITHMCEKVGLSVVALKRIRIARVPMASLPVGEWRYLLGYERF; from the coding sequence ATGCCAAATTCTTTACGTCTCGCCAAACGACTGGCCGAAATCACACCTTGTTCGCGCCAGGAAGCCGAACTGTACATTGCCGGTGGCTGGGTACAGGTCGATGGGCAAATCATAGAAGAACCTGGCTATAGAGTGCAGCCAGAACAGCAAATCACGCTATTGCCTCAAGCCAGCCTGGCTCCGGCAGCCCCGGTTACCATCTTGTTTCACAAACCTGCCGGCGTCGAAGCCTCAGCCGTGTTACGCGGCATCAAGGCCGAGACCATGGCCGCGGGTAACCGCTCTGGCCTAACATTCTTAAAACGCCACACCAGTAATCTTAATTTTACCGATGCGTTGGAAACCAAGGCCAGTGGCTTGATGGTGCTAACCCAGGATTGGCTGATCACGCGCAAACTAGTCGACGATGCCGCCAAGATAGAACAGGAATATATCGTCGAAGTGGCTGGCAACATCGCGCCTGACGGCTTAGCGCTACTCAATCACGGCCTGACATTTAACGGCAAGGCTCTGCCACCGATTAAAGTGAGCTGGCAGAATGAAACCCGGCTACGTTTTGCCTTGAAAGGTCCGCAACCGTTTCAAATTACCCATATGTGCGAAAAGGTCGGCCTTAGCGTGGTGGCGCTCAAACGCATCCGTATCGCAAGGGTGCCTATGGCCAGCCTACCAGTTGGTGAGTGGCGTTATCTGCTAGGCTACGAGCGTTTTTAA
- a CDS encoding YajD family HNH nuclease, protein MISKKPDNNRLDQIVAEANRNAAQRATGYRERSLKMYPWICGRCMREFTHANLSQLTVHHRDHNHDNNPPDGSNWELLCLYCHDNEHSRYLEADQQGNSDSGSNSTKHATHNPFAALQGLLKKKEG, encoded by the coding sequence ATGATCAGTAAAAAACCCGACAACAACAGACTAGACCAGATCGTCGCCGAGGCGAATCGCAATGCGGCGCAACGCGCCACTGGTTACCGTGAGCGTTCGCTCAAGATGTATCCCTGGATCTGCGGCCGTTGTATGCGGGAATTCACGCATGCCAATCTGTCGCAATTGACGGTGCATCATCGCGATCATAATCACGACAATAATCCACCCGATGGCAGCAATTGGGAATTACTCTGTCTGTATTGCCACGACAATGAACACTCACGCTATCTGGAAGCGGATCAGCAAGGAAATTCAGATTCCGGCAGCAACTCGACTAAGCACGCGACCCATAACCCATTTGCGGCATTGCAGGGTTTACTGAAGAAAAAAGAGGGATAA